One Blattabacterium cuenoti DNA window includes the following coding sequences:
- the rpsP gene encoding 30S ribosomal protein S16, with protein MSVKIRLKRIGKKHKPIYHIVVADSRSPRDGKFIEKLGIYNPHTDPPSTVLKMQNAVSWLMKGAQPTETVKSIFSKNGVLLKKHLLEGVKKGVFTDEEAHKKFQIWNKKYNKVHPS; from the coding sequence ATGTCTGTTAAAATACGTTTAAAAAGAATTGGTAAAAAACATAAACCTATTTATCATATAGTTGTCGCTGATTCTCGTTCTCCAAGAGACGGAAAATTTATAGAAAAACTAGGAATTTATAATCCTCATACGGATCCTCCTTCAACAGTATTAAAGATGCAAAATGCAGTTTCATGGTTGATGAAAGGGGCACAACCTACAGAAACGGTAAAATCTATTTTTTCTAAAAACGGCGTATTACTCAAAAAACATTTATTAGAAGGAGTGAAAAAAGGTGTTTTTACTGACGAAGAAGCACATAAGAAATTCCAAATATGGAACAAAAAATATAATAAAGTTCATCCATCATAA
- the rsmG gene encoding 16S rRNA (guanine(527)-N(7))-methyltransferase RsmG — protein sequence MELVQKYFPYLSDKQIDQLSSLKELYAYWNAYVNIISKKTFSDFYQKHVLFCLGIAKVFSFFTGSRVMDLGTGGGFPGIPLSIVFPQAEFILVDSISKKIKVVEKIIKSLHLKNAHAICIRAEKLENRFDFFVSRAVAKTSKIHNWIKNKYRYKSNSKIQNGSLYLKGGELSKELKEFPHAIQYPLYDFFQEPFFITKKVIWISNL from the coding sequence ATGGAATTGGTACAAAAATATTTTCCATATCTATCAGATAAACAAATTGATCAATTATCATCTTTAAAAGAATTATACGCATACTGGAATGCTTATGTAAATATTATTTCTAAAAAAACATTTTCCGATTTTTATCAAAAACATGTTCTTTTTTGTTTAGGAATCGCTAAAGTATTTTCTTTTTTTACTGGATCACGTGTTATGGACTTGGGGACTGGAGGGGGATTTCCAGGGATTCCTCTATCCATAGTTTTTCCTCAAGCAGAATTTATATTAGTTGATTCTATTAGTAAAAAAATAAAAGTTGTAGAAAAAATTATAAAAAGTTTGCATTTAAAAAATGCACATGCTATTTGTATACGTGCAGAAAAATTAGAAAATAGATTTGATTTTTTTGTGAGTAGAGCTGTCGCAAAAACATCAAAAATACATAATTGGATAAAAAATAAATATAGATATAAATCTAACTCAAAAATTCAAAATGGATCCTTATATTTAAAAGGAGGAGAACTTTCTAAAGAATTAAAAGAATTTCCTCATGCTATACAATACCCTCTGTATGATTTCTTTCAAGAACCATTTTTTATCACAAAAAAAGTGATTTGGATTTCAAATCTATAA
- a CDS encoding diphosphomevalonate/mevalonate 3,5-bisphosphate decarboxylase family protein — protein sequence MDQFFYYRKKKYSINSNGVFTKKSFSNIALIKYWGKQKNRIQIPLNSSISYSLENVYTVTRLIYHLKEKKRNFSVRVFLSGKEKTSFIPKILEFFHRISFYCSYLRDFNFVIETENTFPHSSGIASSASSMSSLALCIMEIEKKLVPSLKEDFFFKKASFLARLGSGSACRSIYPGLVVWGGHKSIKGSNNLYAIPYPYQVHPIFTKMGDTILVIDETPKQISSSKGHQLMNCNPYAKERFKCANKNMDRLISILKRGDLQDFGELIEHEALSLHAMIMTSSPYFLCMKPNTLNVLDKVWDFRKQSRKNIYFTLDAGANVHLLYPLQEKKFIMKLINNDLSSYCKKIIESFCI from the coding sequence TTGGATCAGTTTTTTTATTATAGGAAAAAGAAATATTCTATAAATTCAAATGGAGTCTTCACAAAAAAAAGTTTTTCCAATATTGCTTTAATAAAATATTGGGGAAAACAAAAGAATAGAATTCAAATTCCATTGAATTCGTCTATCAGTTATTCCCTTGAAAACGTTTACACGGTAACACGATTGATTTACCATCTTAAAGAAAAAAAAAGAAATTTCTCTGTAAGAGTTTTTCTTTCTGGAAAAGAAAAAACTAGTTTTATTCCAAAAATTTTAGAATTTTTTCATAGAATTTCATTTTATTGTTCTTATTTACGAGATTTTAATTTTGTTATAGAAACAGAAAATACTTTTCCACACAGTAGTGGAATTGCTTCTTCTGCTTCCTCTATGAGTTCTTTAGCTTTATGTATCATGGAAATAGAAAAAAAATTAGTTCCTTCTTTGAAGGAAGATTTTTTTTTTAAAAAAGCTTCTTTTTTAGCTAGATTAGGATCCGGTAGTGCTTGTAGATCTATTTATCCTGGACTTGTAGTTTGGGGGGGGCATAAATCTATAAAAGGAAGTAATAATCTTTATGCGATCCCCTATCCCTATCAAGTACATCCCATTTTTACAAAAATGGGAGATACTATTTTAGTAATAGATGAAACCCCTAAACAAATATCTAGTTCAAAAGGACATCAATTAATGAATTGTAATCCCTATGCTAAAGAGAGATTTAAATGTGCTAATAAAAACATGGATAGACTAATCTCTATCCTAAAAAGAGGAGATTTACAAGATTTTGGAGAATTAATAGAACATGAAGCTTTGAGCCTTCATGCCATGATTATGACCTCATCCCCCTATTTTTTATGTATGAAACCAAATACACTGAACGTTCTTGATAAAGTTTGGGATTTTAGAAAACAAAGCAGAAAAAACATTTATTTTACACTAGATGCAGGCGCCAACGTTCATCTTTTGTATCCTCTTCAAGAGAAAAAATTTATCATGAAATTGATCAATAACGATCTTTCTTCTTACTGTAAAAAAATTATAGAAAGTTTTTGTATTTAA
- a CDS encoding amidohydrolase family protein: MNPKKIFIEKIKQKGGWVNAHAHLDRAYTLTKKNFQYSYSSLEKKWYLVDEMKRLATEEDIYIRMEKALEYFLKQGTQALCTFIDVDEIIEDRALKAAKKLIKNYGNSIQIRFANQVLKGVLEKKSKYWFDQSIEFVDIVGGLPAKDSGREDEHLDILLKTAKKNGKLVHVHVDQFNTSEEKETEKLAKKTIEYGMQGKVVAIHSISLAAHTLKYRYKIYKLMKEANLMVISCPIAWIDHTRSERLTPTHNSITPVDEMVPEGITVAFGTDNICDIYKPFSDGNLWIELRVMLEACHYYDIDHLVQIATENGLRVLGLEKKKGK; the protein is encoded by the coding sequence ATGAACCCTAAAAAAATTTTTATAGAAAAAATAAAACAAAAAGGAGGATGGGTAAATGCTCATGCTCATTTAGATAGAGCTTATACTTTAACAAAAAAAAATTTTCAATATTCTTACTCTTCTCTTGAAAAAAAATGGTATTTGGTTGATGAAATGAAACGTTTAGCGACAGAAGAAGACATTTATATTCGTATGGAAAAAGCTTTGGAATACTTCTTAAAACAAGGAACACAAGCTTTGTGTACTTTTATTGATGTGGATGAAATTATAGAAGACAGAGCCTTAAAAGCTGCCAAAAAGTTGATAAAAAATTATGGAAATTCTATACAAATTCGTTTTGCTAATCAAGTACTTAAAGGAGTATTGGAGAAAAAATCCAAGTATTGGTTTGATCAATCAATAGAATTTGTGGATATTGTTGGAGGATTACCCGCTAAAGATTCTGGTAGAGAAGACGAACATCTTGATATTTTACTGAAGACAGCTAAAAAAAATGGGAAATTAGTACATGTTCATGTAGATCAATTTAATACTAGTGAAGAAAAAGAAACTGAAAAACTCGCAAAAAAAACAATTGAATATGGAATGCAAGGGAAAGTAGTGGCTATTCATAGTATTTCTTTAGCAGCGCATACTCTAAAATATCGTTATAAAATATACAAATTAATGAAAGAAGCGAATTTAATGGTAATATCTTGCCCTATTGCTTGGATTGATCACACTAGAAGTGAACGGTTAACCCCTACTCATAATTCTATCACTCCAGTAGATGAAATGGTTCCTGAAGGAATCACAGTTGCTTTTGGAACAGATAATATCTGTGATATATACAAACCTTTTTCTGATGGAAATCTTTGGATAGAATTACGTGTGATGTTAGAAGCTTGTCATTATTATGACATAGATCATTTGGTTCAAATTGCTACAGAAAACGGTTTAAGAGTATTAGGATTAGAAAAAAAAAAGGGCAAGTAA
- a CDS encoding dicarboxylate/amino acid:cation symporter, protein MSIGMKVKKEKILLIAFFSVLVYVFIHLLKSFLELDKFTLCILRYFVISLFMLYAFLKKDLTTWILLSIIIGIEVGIDFPKIAVELRFLSQIFLRMIKTIIAPILFSTLVVGIASHSNIKQLGSMGWKSLLYFEIVTTLALFIGLIAINVSQAGVGIVIPSGITEQQLPKVESKTWQETILHVFPENFIKSIYHGDVLPIVVFSVIFGISMVFLDEKKRTPILLFAESLSEIMFKFTKIIMYFAPIGVGSAIAYTVGHMGLDILYNLFQLLLTLYIALFIFLMFVLFPILLWIKVPLRGFIKALTEPVSLAFATTSSESALPLLMENLEKLGVPRKIIAFVIPTGYSFNLDGTTLYLSLATVFVAQASGIPLSFGKQIIIGLTLILTSKGVAGVPRASLVILLATVASFGLPTWPILAIIGIDELMDMARTTVNVIGNGLASCVIARSEGELDDKKMLDYIKKRDKD, encoded by the coding sequence ATGAGTATTGGAATGAAAGTAAAAAAAGAAAAGATTTTACTAATAGCATTTTTCAGTGTTTTAGTATATGTTTTTATACATTTATTGAAATCCTTTTTGGAATTGGATAAATTTACTCTTTGCATATTAAGATATTTTGTCATATCTCTTTTTATGTTGTATGCTTTTCTGAAAAAGGACTTAACGACTTGGATTTTGTTATCCATCATTATAGGAATAGAAGTTGGAATAGATTTTCCAAAAATAGCTGTAGAACTGAGATTTTTGTCTCAAATTTTTTTGAGGATGATCAAAACAATTATAGCCCCAATTTTATTTTCAACTTTAGTAGTTGGAATAGCAAGTCATTCAAATATTAAACAATTAGGAAGTATGGGATGGAAATCCCTTCTTTATTTCGAAATAGTTACAACTCTTGCATTATTTATTGGTCTTATTGCAATTAATGTCTCTCAAGCTGGAGTAGGAATTGTAATTCCATCAGGAATCACTGAACAACAATTGCCTAAAGTAGAAAGTAAAACGTGGCAGGAGACTATTCTTCATGTGTTTCCAGAAAATTTTATTAAATCAATATATCATGGAGATGTATTGCCTATTGTAGTGTTTTCCGTCATATTTGGAATCTCTATGGTTTTCTTGGATGAAAAAAAACGGACCCCGATATTACTCTTTGCAGAGAGTCTTTCTGAAATCATGTTTAAATTTACTAAGATTATTATGTATTTTGCCCCTATAGGAGTAGGATCTGCTATTGCTTATACAGTGGGACATATGGGATTGGATATATTATATAATCTTTTTCAATTATTATTAACACTTTATATAGCTTTATTTATTTTTTTGATGTTTGTTTTATTTCCCATTCTTTTATGGATCAAAGTTCCTTTAAGAGGGTTCATTAAAGCATTAACTGAACCTGTATCACTAGCATTTGCGACTACAAGTTCAGAATCCGCTTTACCTCTTCTTATGGAAAATTTAGAAAAATTAGGTGTTCCAAGAAAAATTATTGCTTTTGTTATTCCTACAGGATATAGTTTTAATTTAGATGGAACGACTCTTTATCTCTCTTTAGCGACTGTATTTGTAGCACAAGCTTCTGGAATTCCTTTAAGTTTTGGTAAGCAAATAATTATAGGATTAACGTTAATTTTAACGAGTAAAGGTGTTGCGGGAGTTCCTAGAGCGTCTTTAGTCATTTTATTAGCAACTGTTGCATCTTTTGGATTGCCTACTTGGCCTATTTTAGCGATTATAGGAATAGATGAATTAATGGATATGGCTAGAACAACCGTAAATGTTATAGGAAATGGATTGGCGAGTTGTGTAATCGCTCGTTCAGAAGGAGAATTAGACGATAAAAAAATGTTAGATTATATAAAAAAACGTGATAAAGATTGA
- the lysS gene encoding lysine--tRNA ligase, translating to MLHLSEQQIIRRKKLERLKLLGINPYPSEEYCITTTIVSIQKKFVEKETISIAGRLIRLRILGKASFGEIKDHTGRIQIYFTKNNFDSEKMGKEDSYDIFLKKLLDIGDIIGVKGFLFKTKMDEMTIHVQKLTLLSKSLRPLPQVKVDQKKKIHDAFSNPEQRYRMRYVDLIVNDQVKEIFFKRTCIIREMRNFLDKKGYIEVDTPTLQSIPGGAVARPFVTYHNSLGIPLYLRIANELYLKRLIIGGFHGVYEFSKNFRNEGMDKIHNPEFTVLELYVAYKDYYWMMKLTEELIKCISNKVQKKKDINISFQKSFPRIPILDAIKKHTGFDLKEMEEDELRKVCNKLQIEENSKMSKAKLIETIFEEKCEKHYINPTFIIDFPLEMSPLTKRHRRKKNLSERFELIINGQEIANSYSELNDPIDQLARFREQIKFSEKNKDESMFLDKDFIRALEFGMPPTAGIGIGVDRLVMLLTKQNSIQEVLFFPQMRPEPKK from the coding sequence ATGCTTCATTTATCAGAACAACAAATTATACGTAGAAAAAAATTAGAGAGACTCAAATTATTAGGGATCAACCCTTATCCATCAGAAGAATATTGCATTACAACTACTATTGTTAGTATACAAAAAAAATTTGTCGAAAAAGAAACAATAAGTATTGCAGGACGCTTAATCCGTTTACGGATTTTAGGAAAAGCTTCTTTTGGAGAGATTAAAGATCATACAGGTCGGATACAAATTTATTTTACTAAAAATAACTTTGACTCAGAAAAAATGGGTAAGGAGGATTCTTACGACATTTTTTTAAAAAAACTTCTAGATATAGGAGATATTATTGGAGTAAAAGGATTTTTATTTAAAACAAAAATGGATGAAATGACAATTCATGTTCAGAAATTAACTTTACTATCTAAATCTTTGCGTCCATTGCCACAAGTTAAAGTGGATCAGAAGAAAAAAATACATGATGCTTTTTCCAATCCGGAACAACGTTATCGTATGCGTTATGTCGATCTTATTGTGAATGATCAGGTTAAAGAAATTTTTTTTAAAAGAACTTGTATCATACGGGAAATGAGAAACTTTCTAGATAAAAAAGGATATATAGAAGTGGATACTCCTACTTTACAATCCATTCCTGGAGGAGCTGTCGCTCGTCCTTTTGTAACCTATCATAATTCACTTGGAATTCCATTGTATTTACGTATTGCTAATGAACTGTATTTAAAAAGACTTATCATTGGTGGATTTCACGGTGTCTATGAATTTTCTAAAAATTTCAGAAATGAAGGAATGGATAAAATTCATAATCCTGAATTTACTGTTTTAGAACTTTATGTAGCTTATAAAGATTATTATTGGATGATGAAATTGACAGAAGAATTGATCAAGTGTATTTCCAATAAAGTGCAAAAAAAAAAAGACATTAATATTAGTTTTCAAAAATCATTTCCAAGAATCCCCATATTGGACGCTATTAAAAAACATACTGGATTTGATCTGAAAGAGATGGAAGAGGATGAATTAAGAAAAGTTTGCAACAAATTGCAAATAGAGGAAAACTCAAAAATGAGTAAAGCAAAATTGATTGAAACTATTTTTGAAGAAAAATGCGAAAAACATTACATCAATCCGACATTTATTATCGATTTTCCTTTAGAAATGAGTCCTTTAACTAAAAGACATAGACGGAAAAAAAATTTGTCAGAACGTTTTGAACTTATTATTAATGGACAAGAAATTGCTAATTCTTATTCAGAACTTAATGATCCCATAGACCAACTGGCCCGTTTTCGAGAACAAATCAAATTTTCTGAAAAAAATAAAGATGAATCTATGTTTCTTGATAAAGATTTTATACGTGCTTTGGAATTTGGAATGCCTCCCACTGCAGGAATTGGAATTGGAGTAGACAGACTGGTAATGTTACTTACAAAACAAAATTCTATTCAAGAAGTATTATTTTTTCCTCAAATGCGTCCCGAACCAAAAAAATAA
- a CDS encoding pyridoxal phosphate-dependent aminotransferase, translated as MKNRFLSSRLQNISYSQTLAMSGKARELKKKGYDIINLSLGEPNFLPPDFILEAAKKAIDEGYHYYTPVSGYLELREIICKKFLRDNGLKYSTSQIIVSTGGKQSIINVLLSLLNRDDEVIIPAPYWVSYYQMVKLCEASPIIIPTTMEKNFKINPKQLEKAITNKTKLFIFSTPSNPTGSVYSYEELENLVEVFKKHSEIIILSDEIYEHICYSVKHTSIGVFPDLHHQVITLNGLSKAFSMTGWRIGYVGAPEWIAKSCEKIQGQTTSCANSIAQRAAISALQALPNKIEYMIQEFKKRRNLVLDMMKEIPGFQVYQPDGAFYVFPNVSELFGKKFNGEKIHNSDELSEFLLVKAQVATVSGSAFGDNESLRISYASTEDQIIKAFTRIKQALKK; from the coding sequence ATGAAAAATAGATTCTTATCCAGTCGTTTACAAAATATATCTTATTCGCAAACTTTAGCAATGTCTGGGAAAGCTAGAGAATTAAAAAAAAAAGGATACGACATTATTAACTTAAGTTTGGGAGAACCAAACTTTTTACCCCCTGATTTTATTTTAGAAGCTGCAAAAAAGGCTATTGATGAAGGATATCATTATTACACTCCTGTATCTGGATACTTAGAACTTAGAGAAATAATCTGTAAAAAGTTCTTACGTGATAATGGATTGAAATATTCAACGTCTCAAATTATTGTTTCTACTGGTGGAAAACAATCTATTATCAATGTTCTTTTATCTTTACTTAATAGAGATGATGAAGTCATTATTCCCGCTCCATATTGGGTGAGTTATTATCAAATGGTAAAATTGTGTGAAGCTTCTCCTATCATCATCCCAACAACTATGGAAAAAAATTTTAAAATTAATCCGAAACAATTAGAAAAAGCTATTACAAATAAAACAAAATTATTTATTTTTAGTACTCCCAGCAATCCTACAGGAAGTGTTTATTCCTATGAAGAATTAGAAAATTTAGTAGAAGTTTTTAAGAAACATTCAGAAATAATCATTCTTTCTGATGAGATTTATGAACACATTTGTTACTCTGTAAAACATACCAGTATAGGTGTATTTCCTGATCTACATCATCAAGTTATTACACTTAACGGATTATCTAAAGCTTTTTCTATGACTGGATGGAGAATTGGATATGTTGGTGCACCAGAATGGATTGCAAAGTCTTGTGAGAAAATACAGGGACAAACAACATCTTGTGCGAATTCTATTGCACAACGTGCTGCTATTTCTGCATTACAAGCTTTACCAAATAAAATTGAATATATGATACAGGAATTTAAAAAAAGAAGAAATTTAGTTTTGGATATGATGAAAGAAATTCCTGGTTTTCAAGTCTATCAACCAGATGGGGCGTTTTATGTTTTTCCAAATGTATCAGAGCTTTTTGGTAAGAAATTTAATGGAGAAAAGATTCATAATTCCGATGAACTATCTGAATTTTTACTTGTAAAAGCTCAAGTTGCTACTGTTAGCGGAAGCGCTTTTGGGGATAATGAAAGTTTACGTATTTCTTATGCTTCCACAGAGGATCAAATAATAAAGGCTTTTACAAGAATCAAACAAGCATTAAAAAAATAA
- the lipB gene encoding lipoyl(octanoyl) transferase LipB, which produces MKKKILFEDLGKKGYQETWDYQKILFDDLIQKKKNKFSKKNIQGYLLFVEHPHVYTIGKNGKHKHLLVSSDFLKKINASFYQTDRGGDITYHGPGQLVGYPILNMDFFFTDIHKYLRFLEEVIIHFLLKNYGIKGEREEGKTGVWLKENGKSKKICAIGIRISRWVTMHGFALNVNTDLRYFNYIIPCGIDNQEVTSLKKELKKKNPLSLSGVKLLVKKSFQEIFHVEFI; this is translated from the coding sequence ATGAAAAAAAAAATCCTATTCGAGGATTTAGGAAAAAAAGGATATCAAGAAACTTGGGATTATCAGAAAATTTTATTTGATGATCTCATACAAAAAAAAAAAAATAAATTTTCTAAAAAAAATATTCAAGGATATTTGCTATTTGTAGAACATCCTCATGTATATACTATAGGAAAAAATGGAAAACATAAACATTTATTAGTATCATCAGATTTTTTAAAAAAAATAAACGCATCATTTTATCAAACAGATAGAGGAGGAGATATCACTTACCATGGACCGGGACAGTTAGTAGGATATCCTATTTTAAATATGGATTTTTTTTTTACTGATATTCATAAATATCTACGTTTTTTAGAAGAAGTTATTATTCATTTTTTACTTAAAAATTATGGAATAAAAGGAGAAAGAGAAGAAGGAAAAACGGGAGTTTGGTTAAAAGAAAATGGAAAATCAAAAAAAATATGTGCAATAGGAATTAGAATAAGCCGTTGGGTTACAATGCATGGATTTGCTCTAAATGTGAACACCGATTTACGGTATTTTAATTACATCATTCCTTGTGGAATTGATAATCAAGAAGTGACTTCCTTAAAAAAGGAATTAAAAAAAAAGAATCCTCTTTCCCTT